A genomic segment from Desulfovibrio oxyclinae DSM 11498 encodes:
- a CDS encoding glycosyltransferase — MSDVTAPFVGVIMGTYNQANYISHALDGVLMQRGEFPVKIFLSDDGSTDGTREICQKYKEQHPDRIYLLMSEENTKGKIVESLYDKCFSSGVKYVAMCEGDDYWTDPRKLIKQVELLESDLHLSVAIHSQAVIFDGMEGQNFVQGNIFCKKRVALEDVLACFPCNFTASLLFRNPKTLPSWFYTTVSRDHALLIWLATFGDIYFMDDVMAVYRQHPAGITKTIAKKPFEELIAVNERKTSFLVELDGYFNKKYSSIIRKHIFHQFEEALTLSRLHGRRFSAFRYWLKMLQHDYARTVRMSVAFLIKRLHF, encoded by the coding sequence GTGTCTGATGTGACTGCCCCTTTTGTTGGTGTGATTATGGGAACGTATAATCAAGCCAACTATATTTCTCATGCTCTTGACGGAGTCTTGATGCAGCGAGGGGAGTTTCCTGTTAAGATTTTTTTGTCTGACGACGGTTCTACTGATGGTACTCGGGAGATATGTCAGAAATACAAGGAGCAGCACCCTGATCGTATTTACTTGCTGATGTCTGAGGAGAACACAAAAGGTAAAATTGTTGAGAGTCTATATGACAAATGTTTCTCGTCGGGAGTGAAGTATGTCGCCATGTGTGAAGGTGACGATTACTGGACAGATCCTCGTAAGCTTATAAAGCAAGTAGAGCTTCTTGAGTCTGATCTTCACCTTTCCGTGGCTATACATAGTCAAGCAGTGATTTTTGATGGAATGGAAGGTCAGAATTTTGTTCAAGGCAATATCTTTTGCAAGAAAAGGGTTGCGCTTGAAGATGTTTTGGCTTGCTTTCCTTGTAATTTCACTGCTTCGCTTCTTTTCAGGAATCCAAAGACTCTTCCCAGTTGGTTTTACACCACCGTATCTCGTGACCATGCCTTGCTGATTTGGCTTGCTACTTTTGGAGATATATATTTTATGGATGATGTGATGGCAGTTTACCGACAGCATCCAGCAGGAATAACTAAGACAATTGCCAAGAAACCTTTTGAAGAGTTGATCGCAGTCAATGAACGCAAAACAAGCTTTCTTGTTGAGCTTGATGGTTATTTTAACAAGAAGTATTCATCCATCATTAGAAAACACATCTTTCATCAGTTTGAAGAAGCCTTGACCCTTTCCCGTCTGCATGGACGCCGTTTCTCAGCTTTTCGTTATTGGCTTAAAATGTTGCAGCATGATTACGCTCGTACCGTGAGAATGAGCGTTGCATTTTTGATTAAAAGGCTGCATTTTTAG
- a CDS encoding GNAT family N-acetyltransferase encodes MNRLCFRLASIDDSERLCSLMKNSCRTNFNFPEQAIAGYAQLFETNNFTSFLERERAAVWVAVFDEMVCGFLLALPPEGGVSTVLWLLVDQSFQARGIGSMLFDQCVDFYKKHGVHKIKLTAPSEDAVAFYKRIGFQVEGFHPHHWWGKDFWSLGYNL; translated from the coding sequence ATGAACCGTCTTTGTTTTAGATTGGCTAGTATTGATGATTCTGAGCGTCTTTGCTCTTTGATGAAAAATAGTTGTCGAACTAATTTTAATTTTCCTGAGCAGGCCATTGCCGGATATGCGCAGCTTTTTGAGACAAACAATTTTACCAGCTTTTTAGAAAGAGAGAGAGCTGCTGTCTGGGTTGCCGTTTTTGATGAAATGGTTTGTGGTTTCTTGTTGGCCTTGCCTCCTGAGGGGGGAGTCTCAACTGTCCTTTGGCTTCTAGTTGACCAATCCTTTCAAGCGAGAGGTATCGGTTCTATGCTGTTTGATCAGTGTGTGGACTTCTATAAAAAGCACGGTGTTCACAAGATAAAGTTAACGGCTCCGAGCGAAGATGCAGTAGCATTTTATAAAAGAATCGGTTTTCAAGTCGAGGGTTTTCATCCGCATCATTGGTGGGGAAAAGATTTTTGGTCTTTGGGGTATAATTTGTAA
- a CDS encoding class I SAM-dependent methyltransferase, giving the protein MEKQEKLYALAGDVLLSKMNGGDYEVVKEHYEKRLAEFGPNHRGVDWPNQHDLERRFAVMLDVVRTRAGSVCLADVGCGVGLMVDYLTDTGQRERFNYRGIDISEKMIEAASRRHPNEFFEARDLLKNPIQEQIADYVLMNGVLTEKLTLSHQRMADFAKHIIYSTYGLCRKGLAFNVMSSHVDWYRDDLFHWPLDECVSYLVKNISRHVTVRMDYGLYEYTVYVYRDAI; this is encoded by the coding sequence TTGGAAAAACAGGAAAAGCTCTACGCGCTAGCAGGAGATGTGCTTTTGTCTAAAATGAATGGTGGCGATTATGAAGTCGTTAAAGAACACTATGAAAAACGACTGGCAGAGTTTGGCCCCAATCATCGCGGGGTTGACTGGCCAAATCAACACGATCTAGAACGTCGGTTCGCAGTGATGTTGGATGTTGTCCGTACACGAGCTGGCAGTGTGTGTCTGGCTGATGTAGGGTGTGGAGTCGGATTGATGGTGGACTACTTGACTGACACAGGGCAGAGGGAGCGTTTTAACTACCGCGGTATTGATATATCCGAAAAGATGATTGAAGCTGCTAGTCGTAGACATCCCAATGAGTTTTTTGAAGCTAGGGATTTACTAAAAAATCCAATTCAAGAGCAAATTGCCGATTATGTTTTAATGAATGGAGTCCTTACAGAAAAGCTTACTCTTTCACATCAGCGTATGGCCGATTTCGCAAAGCACATTATTTACTCAACGTATGGTCTTTGCCGCAAAGGACTGGCCTTCAATGTGATGAGCAGTCATGTAGATTGGTACAGGGATGACCTCTTTCATTGGCCTCTGGATGAATGTGTTTCATATTTGGTTAAGAATATCAGTCGGCATGTCACAGTTCGAATGGATTATGGATTATATGAGTACACTGTCTATGTTTATAGAGATGCGATATGA
- a CDS encoding radical SAM protein, whose translation MKKFYVFSAGCIRRGLDVIHLQSYLERNGWDMSRKPETADMIIVATCGVVELNEENSLRAIHEAVARRGNKNSLIVVTGCLPLINAGPMSDIRDCVFVPTGQLEKFDELINAITPFEEVEYPDSIADNPDIVNYLVARSFCRKSKLYKRIFYKFFMNGKFLEYSVRGKSLYEKIKSLAKGNKPQTFIPYYNIKIADGCLSQCAFCATKYATGTLRSRPLEDVFHDFKKGIDKGYKTFQLIAEDTGCYGKDINSSLAELIKSLCSYAEDFNLIIIDCNPQWLIEDRDTLLPVIVRHQENIKELFVPLQSGSNSVLESMKREYKAQDALDTLKEINERAPEIALRTSLLIGFPGETEEDFQLSRKAAKALGFAEVTVNRYEDRPKAVSSSLPQKVDSATIEKRAAVLSEDGCYILS comes from the coding sequence ATGAAAAAATTCTATGTGTTTAGCGCGGGGTGTATTCGAAGGGGCCTGGATGTTATCCATCTTCAGAGTTATCTGGAGCGCAATGGTTGGGATATGTCCAGGAAACCTGAGACTGCTGACATGATAATTGTTGCAACCTGTGGTGTCGTTGAGCTTAATGAGGAGAATTCGCTTAGAGCTATTCATGAAGCGGTTGCAAGGCGTGGAAACAAGAACTCTCTTATCGTTGTAACTGGCTGCCTTCCTCTGATTAACGCTGGCCCGATGAGTGACATCCGTGATTGCGTTTTTGTCCCCACGGGTCAACTGGAAAAATTTGATGAGTTGATTAATGCCATCACTCCTTTTGAAGAAGTGGAGTATCCGGACAGTATTGCCGATAATCCGGATATAGTGAATTATCTTGTAGCCCGTAGTTTTTGTCGCAAGTCAAAGCTGTACAAAAGAATATTCTACAAATTCTTTATGAACGGTAAGTTTCTCGAATACTCAGTTCGAGGGAAAAGTTTATACGAAAAGATTAAAAGTCTTGCCAAAGGCAACAAGCCGCAAACTTTTATTCCATACTATAATATTAAAATTGCGGATGGATGTCTTAGTCAATGTGCTTTTTGTGCAACGAAGTATGCTACAGGCACCCTGCGTAGCCGACCGCTTGAGGACGTTTTCCATGATTTTAAAAAGGGAATAGACAAAGGTTATAAGACTTTTCAGTTAATCGCAGAAGACACCGGATGCTACGGGAAAGACATAAACAGTTCTTTGGCCGAACTGATTAAGTCTCTTTGCAGTTATGCTGAAGATTTTAATCTTATAATAATCGACTGTAATCCACAGTGGTTAATTGAGGATCGAGATACACTGCTGCCTGTAATTGTTAGACACCAGGAAAACATTAAGGAGCTGTTTGTCCCACTTCAGTCAGGCTCTAATTCAGTACTTGAGTCGATGAAGCGGGAATACAAGGCACAAGATGCCTTGGATACTCTTAAAGAGATCAATGAGAGAGCGCCTGAGATTGCGTTAAGAACCAGTCTGCTTATTGGATTTCCTGGTGAAACTGAGGAAGATTTCCAATTGTCCAGAAAGGCTGCGAAAGCTTTGGGATTTGCTGAGGTCACTGTTAACCGATATGAGGATAGGCCCAAGGCTGTGTCATCATCTCTTCCTCAAAAGGTTGACTCAGCGACTATAGAAAAAAGGGCTGCTGTATTGTCTGAAGACGGGTGTTACATCCTGTCTTAA
- a CDS encoding WbqC family protein, whose protein sequence is MRLAVMQPYFLPYLGYFQLLASVDRFVVLDDVNYIKRGWVNRNRILVDGRPNTFSLPVKKASQNKMINELELGQDYEDWARRFLKTIKHAYKKAPMYNNVMPLIEDMLACKISGLSTFLVHSLKRVCSYLGISTEIVETSSVYPRKGLSGSDRVLDICIQNCAETYVNLPGGRDLYDCATFRRKGISLEFLQPKLRSYPQGTGDFVSGLSVLDAMMCTSSFQELLVYETENVQC, encoded by the coding sequence ATGCGATTAGCCGTGATGCAGCCATATTTTTTGCCCTATCTTGGTTATTTTCAGCTGCTTGCATCCGTAGATCGATTCGTTGTGCTTGATGATGTTAATTATATTAAGCGGGGATGGGTGAATCGAAACCGTATTCTTGTAGATGGGCGACCTAATACTTTTTCTTTGCCTGTTAAAAAGGCAAGCCAGAATAAAATGATCAATGAGTTGGAACTCGGGCAGGATTACGAGGATTGGGCTAGAAGGTTTCTTAAAACAATAAAGCATGCTTACAAAAAAGCACCTATGTATAATAACGTGATGCCTTTGATTGAAGACATGCTTGCCTGTAAAATAAGTGGTTTATCCACTTTTCTTGTGCATTCGCTGAAGAGAGTTTGTTCTTATCTTGGGATTAGTACGGAAATAGTTGAAACTTCTTCTGTATACCCTCGGAAAGGGCTGTCCGGGTCTGACAGGGTTTTGGATATTTGCATCCAAAATTGTGCTGAAACGTATGTCAACCTTCCCGGCGGTAGAGATCTGTATGACTGCGCAACCTTTCGGCGGAAGGGTATATCACTTGAGTTTTTACAGCCCAAGCTTAGGTCATATCCACAGGGGACAGGGGATTTTGTTTCAGGGTTGTCGGTTCTTGATGCTATGATGTGTACATCTAGCTTCCAAGAGTTGTTAGTTTACGAAACTGAAAACGTTCAATGCTAG
- a CDS encoding DegT/DnrJ/EryC1/StrS family aminotransferase: MSIHVTRPSLPSLDELLPLLEDIWDSRQLSNMGKYHAAFEKALCDYLKVSHVNLFCNGTMALQTALQALRITGEVITTPFSFAATTHAIYWNRCTPVFCDIDPGTLTLDPERIEALITPQTTAILPTHAFGFPCNVEAIERIASIYGLKVVYDAAPAFGVTIDGESIFNKGDLSIVSFHATKVLNTFEGGGIFSQDANLKRRIDFLKNFGIADETTVVAPGSNGKMNEFQAAVGLLQVKDFNCKREKSKHVFNRYVEAFSDQSGLRLVRPRKGIEWNYSYCPVLVDKKSFGADREQVYXKLKEHDIHPRRYYYPLISDFPSYRDLKSAGQHSLSVASEISEAVICLPIYPDLAPFDQEKIIDLVLSCRGGQ; the protein is encoded by the coding sequence ATGAGTATTCACGTAACACGCCCTTCACTTCCTTCTTTGGACGAGCTTCTTCCGTTGCTTGAGGACATCTGGGACAGTAGGCAATTGAGCAACATGGGGAAATACCATGCTGCATTTGAAAAAGCATTGTGCGATTATCTGAAGGTCTCGCATGTTAACCTTTTTTGCAATGGTACTATGGCTTTGCAGACGGCCCTGCAAGCTCTTCGTATCACGGGAGAAGTGATTACCACCCCGTTCAGTTTTGCCGCTACCACACATGCAATATACTGGAATAGATGTACTCCTGTATTCTGTGACATTGACCCTGGTACCCTAACCCTTGATCCTGAGCGCATAGAGGCCCTTATTACTCCTCAAACGACGGCAATACTGCCAACTCACGCTTTCGGTTTTCCCTGTAACGTTGAGGCTATCGAACGCATCGCAAGTATCTATGGCCTTAAAGTTGTTTATGATGCAGCTCCAGCTTTTGGCGTTACGATTGATGGGGAATCAATATTCAACAAAGGCGACCTATCGATTGTGAGTTTTCATGCCACGAAGGTTCTCAATACCTTTGAGGGCGGAGGTATTTTTTCTCAGGATGCGAATCTAAAACGCCGTATTGATTTTCTCAAGAACTTTGGAATTGCGGATGAAACTACAGTCGTTGCTCCTGGCAGCAATGGTAAGATGAATGAATTTCAAGCTGCTGTAGGTTTGCTTCAGGTGAAGGATTTTAATTGCAAACGCGAAAAATCAAAGCATGTATTTAATAGATACGTTGAGGCTTTTTCTGATCAATCCGGATTGAGGCTTGTCAGACCTCGCAAAGGTATTGAATGGAATTATTCGTATTGCCCTGTGTTGGTTGATAAAAAGAGTTTTGGTGCCGACAGAGAGCAGGTTTATGNAAAGCTTAAGGAACATGATATTCATCCGAGGCGATACTACTATCCTTTAATTAGTGATTTCCCTTCATACAGAGACCTCAAAAGCGCTGGTCAACACTCTCTTTCGGTCGCTTCAGAAATCAGTGAAGCAGTGATTTGCCTTCCGATTTATCCAGACCTTGCTCCGTTTGACCAAGAAAAAATTATTGATCTGGTTCTTTCCTGCAGAGGAGGACAGTAA
- a CDS encoding ABC transporter ATP-binding protein: protein MAVSFLSIFKRFDSLLKKRVFVALFSSVVVSVLQLVLVSSIALMGAALSSPKEVVSSEKIAWLWALVSKEILAEPKSFIIVIVGLTALVVIFNNGIRLWNTSCSVRLQREVEKFVGSRLLSSLLSLPYEWHVNRNSSDMALYGLWARYYGLVARSVINIACDGFTVIFILFGLLFVDPVVSLGTFGVLSLVGMTIFKFSKKRIDHLSNKLSECMVWRNRVYARSLQGIAEAKIAGCGSTLLDEYRKCMSRATGVGVKVELMRSTPMYLLESFGFILIALSICYLLSLDASYARVAGTAALLAAAGWRLLPCMNKLLDSMGAIRMSWPYIERLEAVEEELYALDLEEKAVNSEKKIPHLRESVQLKGVKFKYLGASMEALSQIDLVIDKGQALGVVGPSGAGKSTLINLLAGLLPHSSGEFVLDGKKLTSEEVRAWQVEEIGYVPQFPYVFDGTIAENIAYGVPEARIDRGWVLECCRMASLDFLSELVDGIDTKIGEHGAKLSGGQRQRLAIARALYKKPEVLIFDEATSSLDSKVEKAILDTVYSFKGELTLIIVAHRNSTVERCDSIVWVESGEIVDRGIPKSVLMRYDARF, encoded by the coding sequence ATGGCGGTATCTTTTCTTAGTATATTTAAGCGATTTGATTCGTTATTGAAAAAACGCGTTTTTGTAGCGTTATTTTCGTCGGTCGTTGTGTCGGTGCTCCAACTTGTTCTTGTAAGTTCAATCGCACTAATGGGAGCTGCACTTTCTTCGCCAAAGGAAGTAGTTTCATCGGAGAAAATTGCATGGTTATGGGCTCTAGTTTCCAAAGAAATTTTGGCTGAGCCTAAATCGTTTATTATAGTTATAGTAGGATTAACTGCCTTAGTTGTTATATTCAATAATGGGATTCGGCTGTGGAACACTTCCTGTTCTGTCCGCCTACAGAGAGAGGTAGAGAAGTTTGTTGGCTCTAGACTCCTTTCCTCTTTGTTGAGCCTGCCTTACGAATGGCATGTGAACCGTAATTCAAGCGATATGGCTTTGTATGGACTTTGGGCTCGCTATTACGGGCTCGTGGCTAGAAGTGTAATAAACATCGCTTGTGACGGATTTACCGTTATCTTCATTCTTTTTGGATTACTTTTTGTAGACCCTGTTGTATCTCTTGGCACATTTGGTGTGCTTAGTCTTGTGGGGATGACGATATTTAAATTTTCAAAGAAGCGGATCGATCATTTAAGTAATAAATTGTCGGAATGTATGGTCTGGCGCAATAGAGTTTATGCGAGATCGTTACAAGGAATTGCTGAGGCGAAAATTGCAGGGTGTGGGAGTACTTTACTGGATGAATACAGGAAGTGCATGAGTCGGGCGACTGGAGTTGGTGTAAAAGTTGAGTTGATGCGCAGTACTCCAATGTATCTTCTTGAATCCTTTGGTTTTATTCTTATCGCATTGTCAATTTGTTATTTGTTGAGTTTGGATGCTTCGTATGCTCGGGTAGCTGGTACAGCAGCTCTATTGGCAGCAGCGGGTTGGCGCCTTTTGCCTTGTATGAACAAACTGTTGGATTCGATGGGGGCTATACGTATGAGTTGGCCTTATATCGAGCGGTTGGAGGCGGTAGAGGAAGAGCTTTACGCTTTGGACCTTGAAGAAAAAGCAGTTAATTCGGAAAAAAAGATTCCGCATCTTAGAGAATCTGTGCAGCTAAAAGGTGTAAAATTTAAATATCTTGGTGCTTCAATGGAAGCCTTGTCTCAAATCGACCTTGTGATTGACAAAGGTCAGGCCTTGGGTGTTGTAGGGCCTTCTGGGGCTGGGAAGTCGACACTCATCAACCTGCTGGCAGGATTGCTTCCACATAGTAGTGGCGAATTTGTTCTGGACGGAAAGAAATTGACATCGGAAGAAGTGAGAGCGTGGCAAGTCGAAGAAATAGGTTATGTGCCGCAGTTCCCATATGTTTTTGATGGGACAATTGCTGAGAACATTGCATACGGTGTGCCGGAAGCACGCATCGATAGAGGATGGGTCCTTGAGTGCTGCCGTATGGCATCACTGGATTTTCTTTCTGAGCTGGTCGATGGAATAGATACAAAGATTGGTGAGCACGGCGCTAAGCTTTCTGGTGGGCAAAGGCAACGCCTGGCGATCGCCAGAGCCTTGTACAAAAAGCCCGAAGTGTTGATATTCGACGAGGCAACGAGTTCTTTGGATTCCAAGGTTGAGAAAGCTATTTTGGACACAGTATATTCGTTCAAAGGAGAGTTGACTCTGATAATTGTTGCTCATCGCAACTCAACCGTTGAGCGGTGTGACTCAATTGTTTGGGTTGAGTCTGGTGAAATTGTAGATCGAGGAATCCCAAAAAGTGTTTTGATGCGATATGATGCTCGCTTTTGA
- a CDS encoding winged helix-turn-helix domain-containing protein: protein MLSQLFSSKTRIKILLKLFLNPEVSCYLRGLSNEFNVSPNAIKLELNNLSEAGYLLREASGRSTYFRANKEHPFFPEISSIVRKTFGIDRLVEQVMADLGEVQAVYILDDYAQGCDSGLIDVLIVGAVDSAHLENLRQVTEDKINRKLRIMTMAHDEFEESRDVFLKRPHWKVV, encoded by the coding sequence ATGCTTTCTCAGCTTTTCTCCTCAAAAACACGTATCAAAATATTACTTAAACTGTTCCTTAATCCAGAAGTTTCATGCTATCTTAGAGGGTTATCGAACGAGTTTAATGTTTCGCCCAATGCCATAAAGCTTGAGCTTAACAATCTCAGCGAGGCTGGATATTTGCTTCGGGAGGCATCGGGTAGATCAACATATTTCAGGGCTAACAAAGAGCATCCTTTTTTTCCCGAGATATCATCTATTGTTCGCAAAACCTTTGGCATCGACAGGTTGGTGGAGCAAGTAATGGCTGACCTTGGTGAAGTGCAAGCCGTCTATATTTTGGATGATTATGCCCAGGGGTGTGATTCCGGGCTTATTGATGTGCTTATTGTGGGGGCGGTTGACAGTGCGCATTTAGAGAACCTGCGTCAAGTTACAGAGGATAAGATTAATCGTAAACTACGTATAATGACGATGGCCCATGATGAATTTGAGGAATCGCGGGATGTATTTTTAAAGCGGCCTCATTGGAAAGTTGTTTAA
- a CDS encoding type 1 glutamine amidotransferase domain-containing protein produces the protein MTKKVLVAVTSVAKYPNLRRATGLWLSEAVHFVKEIQEAGYAVDYVSPQGGYTPIDPHSLEGADDTDWQWYQDKAFMNRLGATMRPDEVRAEDYAAIYYAGGHGTAWDFPENEGLQDISRNIYENDGYVTGVCHGVVALLNLKLSDGKPLIDGKRLTGFSDEEERLAELDSVVPFLTETELRACGGIYEKADKPFAGHAVADGRLITGQNPASGAEVGRLLVGQMRR, from the coding sequence ATGACCAAAAAGGTACTGGTGGCAGTGACCAGCGTGGCGAAGTATCCGAATCTGCGACGCGCCACTGGCCTCTGGCTCAGCGAAGCCGTGCATTTCGTCAAGGAGATTCAGGAGGCCGGGTATGCCGTGGATTACGTCAGCCCGCAGGGCGGGTATACGCCCATCGACCCGCACAGCCTCGAAGGTGCCGACGACACGGACTGGCAATGGTATCAGGACAAGGCGTTTATGAACCGCCTCGGGGCCACCATGCGGCCTGACGAGGTCCGGGCAGAGGATTACGCCGCTATCTACTATGCGGGAGGGCACGGCACCGCCTGGGACTTTCCCGAAAATGAAGGCTTGCAGGACATCAGCCGGAATATTTACGAGAACGACGGCTACGTCACCGGAGTTTGTCACGGCGTGGTGGCCCTGCTGAATCTCAAACTGTCAGACGGCAAGCCGCTCATCGACGGCAAGCGGCTGACCGGCTTTTCCGATGAAGAGGAGCGGCTTGCGGAACTCGATTCGGTCGTACCGTTTCTCACCGAAACCGAACTACGCGCCTGTGGCGGAATCTACGAAAAGGCGGACAAGCCTTTTGCCGGACATGCCGTTGCCGACGGGCGTCTCATCACCGGGCAGAATCCGGCTTCCGGCGCGGAAGTCGGTCGTCTGCTTGTGGGGCAGATGAGGAGGTAA
- a CDS encoding glycine betaine ABC transporter substrate-binding protein: MMRLKGIIAIVAMAFVLSVFSQPAAAKEKTLRFGVNNWAENVAVSNMWKILLEERGYDVELTQVGNGVMYGGVASGSLDIGLEVWLPNSDKPMVDRFGKDFDIQSAWYKGASLGLVVPSYVEIDSLAELSDNAEMFEKEIIGIDSGSSLNEMTREAVDAYGLEYEFVESSEPAMLGVLDAAYKAKKPVVVTLWNPHFAFAEYDLKYLEDPKNVYGDGDDIFFITRKGFEEDFGEVLKWMNNWFMTDATLGELIGTIKRADDPEEGAAKWIDANRELVDSWFE, translated from the coding sequence ATGATGAGGCTGAAAGGAATCATTGCGATCGTGGCCATGGCGTTTGTCCTGTCCGTCTTTTCGCAGCCGGCGGCTGCCAAGGAAAAGACGTTGCGTTTCGGCGTGAACAACTGGGCCGAGAACGTGGCTGTTTCGAACATGTGGAAGATTCTTCTGGAAGAGCGCGGTTATGATGTCGAGCTGACGCAGGTCGGCAACGGCGTCATGTACGGCGGCGTGGCATCCGGCTCTCTCGACATCGGTCTGGAAGTGTGGCTGCCCAACTCCGACAAGCCGATGGTGGATCGTTTCGGCAAGGACTTCGACATTCAGAGCGCATGGTACAAGGGTGCCAGCCTCGGACTCGTTGTGCCGTCGTATGTGGAAATCGACTCTCTGGCCGAACTGTCCGATAACGCCGAGATGTTCGAAAAGGAGATCATCGGCATCGACTCCGGTTCGAGCCTGAACGAAATGACCCGCGAAGCCGTGGATGCGTACGGACTGGAATATGAGTTCGTGGAAAGCTCCGAACCGGCCATGCTGGGTGTGCTGGATGCGGCCTACAAGGCGAAGAAGCCCGTCGTGGTGACACTGTGGAACCCGCATTTTGCCTTTGCCGAATATGACCTCAAGTACCTTGAGGATCCCAAGAACGTATACGGCGACGGAGACGACATCTTTTTTATCACCCGCAAGGGCTTTGAAGAAGACTTCGGTGAAGTGCTGAAGTGGATGAACAACTGGTTCATGACCGACGCCACCCTCGGTGAGCTCATCGGTACCATCAAGCGTGCCGACGATCCGGAGGAAGGGGCTGCAAAGTGGATTGACGCCAACCGGGAACTGGTCGACTCCTGGTTTGAATAG
- a CDS encoding radical SAM protein — MNTDIATLHTETVEGDGFRIALHRRGEDTHVKQRRPVMYGVYSEVETESMLLRFNLNNEIVRAEGRGEDWPSDLEYLKRTAGNDWVYYSTGGYAGSWETLTDASFPAPVSFRIPEPYSEVYKMVGEYYLPNLPYETNTILGDDPFASPGVRRVLNGWHDEIEKIRNAADDLPGRFRRFLDEAAQNSPKRLQAKAETLFGVCGGRTSVLPPDARHADYDVIPLNISQGCLYKCRFCSVKNDMPFSGHTRAQIRQQVEALASFYGNDLYNYNSIFLGDHDALNADEEHILFAVSEAMKGLRLRRSFMHGVNVFIFASVASLMSKQDAFFEKLDTCGAKVHINVGLESADQETLDYIGKPLVSAEVVRCFERMQSLNGRHPNVECTGNFVFDDALPAGHIPAFLELAEGPVTASPDKGTLYLSPLCISKPSPGTLFEFKQLKTFSMLPTYLYIIQRI, encoded by the coding sequence ATGAATACGGATATCGCAACCCTCCACACCGAAACCGTCGAAGGCGACGGGTTCCGCATCGCGCTGCATAGGCGCGGCGAGGATACCCACGTCAAGCAGCGGCGTCCGGTGATGTACGGCGTATATTCGGAGGTAGAGACCGAGTCCATGCTGCTTCGGTTCAATCTGAACAACGAGATTGTCAGGGCCGAAGGGCGTGGAGAAGACTGGCCGAGCGATCTGGAATACCTTAAACGCACCGCCGGAAACGACTGGGTGTACTATTCCACCGGCGGCTACGCGGGCTCGTGGGAAACACTGACAGATGCCTCGTTTCCGGCCCCGGTCTCGTTCAGGATTCCCGAGCCGTACAGCGAAGTGTATAAAATGGTTGGAGAGTACTACCTCCCCAATCTGCCATACGAAACCAACACCATTCTCGGCGACGATCCATTTGCGTCACCGGGCGTGAGGCGGGTTCTGAACGGTTGGCATGACGAGATCGAAAAGATCCGCAACGCGGCTGACGATCTGCCGGGTCGGTTCCGGAGATTTCTGGATGAAGCCGCGCAGAATTCCCCCAAGCGCCTTCAGGCCAAGGCGGAAACTCTTTTTGGTGTGTGCGGCGGGCGGACATCCGTGCTGCCGCCCGATGCGCGGCATGCGGATTACGACGTCATTCCGCTGAACATCTCGCAGGGGTGCCTCTACAAATGCCGCTTCTGTTCGGTGAAGAACGACATGCCGTTCTCGGGGCATACCCGCGCACAGATTCGACAGCAGGTCGAAGCGCTGGCTTCGTTCTACGGAAACGACCTGTACAATTACAATTCCATCTTTCTGGGCGATCACGACGCGCTCAACGCCGACGAGGAGCATATTCTCTTTGCCGTCTCGGAGGCGATGAAAGGGCTGAGGCTCAGGCGCTCCTTCATGCATGGCGTCAATGTCTTCATTTTTGCCAGCGTCGCGTCCCTGATGAGCAAGCAGGACGCTTTTTTCGAAAAGCTCGATACATGCGGTGCGAAGGTCCATATCAATGTCGGCCTTGAGTCGGCGGATCAGGAAACGCTGGATTATATCGGCAAGCCGCTTGTGAGCGCCGAGGTGGTTCGCTGTTTCGAGCGTATGCAGTCGCTCAACGGCAGGCATCCGAACGTTGAATGCACCGGTAATTTCGTTTTCGATGATGCGCTTCCTGCCGGACATATTCCCGCTTTCCTGGAACTGGCCGAAGGGCCCGTAACCGCCTCGCCCGACAAGGGGACGCTTTATCTGTCGCCCCTTTGCATCAGCAAGCCGTCCCCTGGGACGCTTTTTGAATTCAAGCAACTCAAGACGTTTAGTATGTTGCCGACATACTTGTATATCATACAGCGTATCTGA